A single region of the Prochlorococcus marinus str. MIT 0917 genome encodes:
- a CDS encoding trans-sulfuration enzyme family protein — MGSIKRDKEFNTGVNTRVIHHKENFSEETGSIMPPIFPTSTFAHGNEGGFDYTRSGNPNFRILASVLSDLEECQFASVFSSGVAAITAIVSSLKAGDLILCEENLYGCTVRLFEQVFNRFGLKTLWIDFTKPNFQEVISNHNPTMIWLESPTNPLLKVIDIEGICNFSNKMQIPVVVDNTFATPLIQRPLKLGATLSLTSTTKYINGHSDALGGAVCTENTAWRDKLNFAQKSLGLNPSPFDCWLITRGIKTLPLRLERQINNASKIANQLANNPAIKSVRYPFRSDHPQWKLAKKQMAMGGAIVTATVNGTQDQTYSFCKSLHYFKMAESLGGIESLVCHPATMTHASVPKETKLKIGITDSLIRFSVGCEDIEDLSADLNQALGTIS; from the coding sequence ATGGGATCAATAAAAAGAGATAAGGAGTTCAACACTGGAGTAAACACAAGAGTTATTCATCACAAAGAAAATTTTTCTGAAGAAACCGGGTCAATAATGCCTCCCATCTTCCCAACCTCAACTTTCGCACATGGAAATGAGGGTGGCTTTGACTACACTCGTTCAGGAAATCCAAACTTTCGAATACTGGCATCAGTTTTGTCTGATTTGGAAGAATGTCAGTTTGCAAGTGTATTCAGTTCTGGAGTCGCAGCAATTACAGCAATAGTTTCCTCTCTTAAGGCTGGAGACTTAATACTTTGCGAGGAGAACCTATATGGGTGTACGGTGAGATTATTTGAACAAGTTTTTAATCGTTTTGGATTAAAAACTCTATGGATAGACTTTACTAAGCCCAATTTTCAAGAAGTCATTTCAAATCACAACCCCACAATGATTTGGCTCGAAAGTCCGACTAACCCACTCCTAAAAGTTATTGATATTGAGGGGATTTGTAATTTCTCAAATAAAATGCAAATTCCTGTTGTCGTAGACAATACTTTTGCAACGCCTCTAATACAAAGACCTCTTAAACTTGGAGCGACCTTATCCTTAACTAGTACGACCAAGTATATAAATGGTCATTCAGATGCACTTGGAGGTGCTGTTTGCACCGAGAATACTGCATGGAGAGACAAGTTAAATTTCGCCCAAAAATCTCTTGGCCTAAATCCTTCTCCTTTTGATTGTTGGCTTATTACTCGAGGGATCAAAACTCTTCCACTACGATTAGAAAGACAAATAAATAATGCATCTAAAATAGCTAATCAATTAGCCAACAATCCAGCAATAAAATCCGTTCGATATCCCTTTAGAAGTGATCATCCACAATGGAAGTTGGCAAAAAAACAAATGGCTATGGGGGGAGCAATTGTTACTGCCACAGTTAACGGAACTCAAGACCAAACTTATTCATTTTGCAAAAGTCTTCATTATTTCAAAATGGCAGAAAGTCTGGGAGGAATTGAAAGCCTTGTTTGCCACCCAGCAACAATGACACACGCTTCAGTCCCAAAAGAAACAAAATTAAAGATTGGAATTACTGATTCACTTATCCGATTCTCTGTCGGATGTGAAGATATTGAGGACTTAAGTGCTGATTTAAATCAAGCATTGGGAACAATCTCTTGA